The Punica granatum isolate Tunisia-2019 chromosome 4, ASM765513v2, whole genome shotgun sequence genome has a window encoding:
- the LOC116205486 gene encoding laccase-14-like isoform X1 → MERHTRIINFSWERILIALMTFLVTAEVHILILSGSAQAEGNIHHLDFILEEKNYTRLCATKSMLVVNGMFPGPTIRVRKGDTVYVNAINRGPYGVTLHWHGVMQPRNSWSDGPEYITQCAIQPGTNFTYEIDFSTEEGTVWWHAHSDWTRSSVHGAIVVHPSEGTTYPFPEPDGEEVLVLGSWYTGDVNEMVQADLKAGDDLPDSEAYTINGQPGDFCPCSSDSTYRWHVDYGKTYLLRILNADMNAELFMAIAGHNITIVGSDGAYVKPFVTNYIMISPGRTIDALLTANQTPSHYYIVARQYNSGIISYKVFDHTNASAILQYNGNYTAPDKPEFPTTLPSYYAIDATVNFTMQFRSLADEDHAIDVPLNITTRMFITASVNELGEKSYLRMSSSFNNISWVNPPVDVLTAYYRNMSGYYTSDFPDEPPAFFDFTGMLSANTSASDFGTRVKVLNYGEEVEIVFQGTNVINASINHPMHLHGYTFYVVGQGQGNFDGEKDPKTYNLVDPPQLNTISSPKNGWVTLRFKADNPGVWLLHCHLDRHLSWGMNTVLIVKNGPTAETSLREPPANMPSCAIESNIKEAVDDKSLTG, encoded by the exons ATGGAGAGACATACGAGGATCATCAATTTTTCATGGGAACGGATTCTAATTGCTCTCATGACGTTCCTCGTCACAGCCGAGGTCCACATTCTCATTCTCTCCGGCAGTGCGCAGGCCGAAGGCAATATTCATCACCTTGATTTCATT CTGGAGGAGAAAAATTATACGAGGTTGTGCGCTACCAAGAGTATGCTGGTCGTGAATGGCATGTTTCCTGGTCCAACAATAAGAGTTCGAAAAGGGGACACCGTCTATGTTAATGCCATCAACAGAGGGCCCTACGGCGTCACTCTTCACTG GCACGGGGTAATGCAACCGAGAAATTCATGGTCTGATGGTCCGGAGTACATAACGCAGTGTGCAATCCAACCGGGTACAAATTTCACGTACGAAATTGATTTTTCGACCGAAGAAGGAACCGTGTGGTGGCATGCCCATAGCGATTGGACGAGATCAAGCGTCCATGGTGCCATTGTTGTTCATCCATCGGAAGGAACTACTTATCCTTTTCCTGAGCCTGATGGAGAAGAGGTTCTGGTGCTGG gATCTTGGTATACAGGCGATGTCAATGAGATGGTTCAGGCGGACTTAAAGGCTGGGGATGACTTGCCCGACTCAGAGGCTTACACTATCAATGGCCAGCCTGGGGATTTTTGCCCTTGCTCAAGCG ATTCAACCTATAGATGGCATGTGGACTACGGGAAGACCTATCTCCTCCGGATCCTGAATGCAGATATGAATGCGGAGCTCTTTATGGCCATCGCAGGGCACAACATTACCATTGTGGGGTCGGATGGAGCATATGTCAAACCCTTCGTGACGAATTACATCATGATTTCTCCTGGACGCACTATCGATGCATTGCTCACTGCAAACCAGACTCCGAGTCACTACTACATCGTTGCCAGGCAATACAATAGCGGGATCATCTCGTATAAAGTCTTTGACCACACAAATGCATCTGCAATCCTGCAGTACAACGGGAACTATACAGCCCCAGATAAGCCAGAGTTCCCGACAACCTTGCCATCCTACTATGCCATCGATGCGACAGTAAACTTCACGATGCAGTTCCGAAGCTTGGCAGATGAAGATCACGCAATTGATGTCCCACTGAACATCACGACAAGAATGTTCATAACAGCCTCGGTTAACGAATTGGGAGAGAAAAGCTATCTCAGAATGTCCTCTAGCTTCAACAACATAAGTTGGGTAAACCCACCGGTTGATGTTCTGACGGCCTATTACAG GAACATGAGCGGCTACTACACTAGTGACTTCCCAGATGAGCCGCCCGCATTCTTCGATTTCACGGGTATGTTATCAGCAAACACCTCTGCTTCAGACTTTGGGACCCGAGTGAAAGTTTTGAACTACGGTGAGGAGGTTGAAATAGTGTTCCAGGGCACAAACGTGATAAACGCATCCATAAATCACCCGATGCACCTGCACGGCTACACCTTCTACGTGGTCGGGCAAGGGCAAGGGAACTTCGATGGCGAAAAAGACCCCAAAACTTACAATCTAGTCGACCCCCCTCAGCTCAACACCATCTCTTCTCCCAAGAATGGATGGGTTACTCTACGGTTCAAGGCCGATAATCCTG GCGTGTGGTTACTACACTGTCACTTGGACAGACATTTATCCTGGGGGATGAATACAGTTTTGATCGTAAAGAATGGGCCGACTGCGGAGACAAGTCTGAGGGAACCTCCTGCGAATATGCCTTCATGTGCAATTGAATCAAACATCAAAGAGGCCGTTGATGACAAATCGTTAACGGGTTGA
- the LOC116205486 gene encoding laccase-14-like isoform X2, producing MVDVLEEKNYTRLCATKSMLVVNGMFPGPTIRVRKGDTVYVNAINRGPYGVTLHWHGVMQPRNSWSDGPEYITQCAIQPGTNFTYEIDFSTEEGTVWWHAHSDWTRSSVHGAIVVHPSEGTTYPFPEPDGEEVLVLGSWYTGDVNEMVQADLKAGDDLPDSEAYTINGQPGDFCPCSSDSTYRWHVDYGKTYLLRILNADMNAELFMAIAGHNITIVGSDGAYVKPFVTNYIMISPGRTIDALLTANQTPSHYYIVARQYNSGIISYKVFDHTNASAILQYNGNYTAPDKPEFPTTLPSYYAIDATVNFTMQFRSLADEDHAIDVPLNITTRMFITASVNELGEKSYLRMSSSFNNISWVNPPVDVLTAYYRNMSGYYTSDFPDEPPAFFDFTGMLSANTSASDFGTRVKVLNYGEEVEIVFQGTNVINASINHPMHLHGYTFYVVGQGQGNFDGEKDPKTYNLVDPPQLNTISSPKNGWVTLRFKADNPGVWLLHCHLDRHLSWGMNTVLIVKNGPTAETSLREPPANMPSCAIESNIKEAVDDKSLTG from the exons ATGGTAGATGTG CTGGAGGAGAAAAATTATACGAGGTTGTGCGCTACCAAGAGTATGCTGGTCGTGAATGGCATGTTTCCTGGTCCAACAATAAGAGTTCGAAAAGGGGACACCGTCTATGTTAATGCCATCAACAGAGGGCCCTACGGCGTCACTCTTCACTG GCACGGGGTAATGCAACCGAGAAATTCATGGTCTGATGGTCCGGAGTACATAACGCAGTGTGCAATCCAACCGGGTACAAATTTCACGTACGAAATTGATTTTTCGACCGAAGAAGGAACCGTGTGGTGGCATGCCCATAGCGATTGGACGAGATCAAGCGTCCATGGTGCCATTGTTGTTCATCCATCGGAAGGAACTACTTATCCTTTTCCTGAGCCTGATGGAGAAGAGGTTCTGGTGCTGG gATCTTGGTATACAGGCGATGTCAATGAGATGGTTCAGGCGGACTTAAAGGCTGGGGATGACTTGCCCGACTCAGAGGCTTACACTATCAATGGCCAGCCTGGGGATTTTTGCCCTTGCTCAAGCG ATTCAACCTATAGATGGCATGTGGACTACGGGAAGACCTATCTCCTCCGGATCCTGAATGCAGATATGAATGCGGAGCTCTTTATGGCCATCGCAGGGCACAACATTACCATTGTGGGGTCGGATGGAGCATATGTCAAACCCTTCGTGACGAATTACATCATGATTTCTCCTGGACGCACTATCGATGCATTGCTCACTGCAAACCAGACTCCGAGTCACTACTACATCGTTGCCAGGCAATACAATAGCGGGATCATCTCGTATAAAGTCTTTGACCACACAAATGCATCTGCAATCCTGCAGTACAACGGGAACTATACAGCCCCAGATAAGCCAGAGTTCCCGACAACCTTGCCATCCTACTATGCCATCGATGCGACAGTAAACTTCACGATGCAGTTCCGAAGCTTGGCAGATGAAGATCACGCAATTGATGTCCCACTGAACATCACGACAAGAATGTTCATAACAGCCTCGGTTAACGAATTGGGAGAGAAAAGCTATCTCAGAATGTCCTCTAGCTTCAACAACATAAGTTGGGTAAACCCACCGGTTGATGTTCTGACGGCCTATTACAG GAACATGAGCGGCTACTACACTAGTGACTTCCCAGATGAGCCGCCCGCATTCTTCGATTTCACGGGTATGTTATCAGCAAACACCTCTGCTTCAGACTTTGGGACCCGAGTGAAAGTTTTGAACTACGGTGAGGAGGTTGAAATAGTGTTCCAGGGCACAAACGTGATAAACGCATCCATAAATCACCCGATGCACCTGCACGGCTACACCTTCTACGTGGTCGGGCAAGGGCAAGGGAACTTCGATGGCGAAAAAGACCCCAAAACTTACAATCTAGTCGACCCCCCTCAGCTCAACACCATCTCTTCTCCCAAGAATGGATGGGTTACTCTACGGTTCAAGGCCGATAATCCTG GCGTGTGGTTACTACACTGTCACTTGGACAGACATTTATCCTGGGGGATGAATACAGTTTTGATCGTAAAGAATGGGCCGACTGCGGAGACAAGTCTGAGGGAACCTCCTGCGAATATGCCTTCATGTGCAATTGAATCAAACATCAAAGAGGCCGTTGATGACAAATCGTTAACGGGTTGA
- the LOC116205486 gene encoding laccase-14-like isoform X3 — protein sequence MLEEKNYTRLCATKSMLVVNGMFPGPTIRVRKGDTVYVNAINRGPYGVTLHWHGVMQPRNSWSDGPEYITQCAIQPGTNFTYEIDFSTEEGTVWWHAHSDWTRSSVHGAIVVHPSEGTTYPFPEPDGEEVLVLGSWYTGDVNEMVQADLKAGDDLPDSEAYTINGQPGDFCPCSSDSTYRWHVDYGKTYLLRILNADMNAELFMAIAGHNITIVGSDGAYVKPFVTNYIMISPGRTIDALLTANQTPSHYYIVARQYNSGIISYKVFDHTNASAILQYNGNYTAPDKPEFPTTLPSYYAIDATVNFTMQFRSLADEDHAIDVPLNITTRMFITASVNELGEKSYLRMSSSFNNISWVNPPVDVLTAYYRNMSGYYTSDFPDEPPAFFDFTGMLSANTSASDFGTRVKVLNYGEEVEIVFQGTNVINASINHPMHLHGYTFYVVGQGQGNFDGEKDPKTYNLVDPPQLNTISSPKNGWVTLRFKADNPGVWLLHCHLDRHLSWGMNTVLIVKNGPTAETSLREPPANMPSCAIESNIKEAVDDKSLTG from the exons Atg CTGGAGGAGAAAAATTATACGAGGTTGTGCGCTACCAAGAGTATGCTGGTCGTGAATGGCATGTTTCCTGGTCCAACAATAAGAGTTCGAAAAGGGGACACCGTCTATGTTAATGCCATCAACAGAGGGCCCTACGGCGTCACTCTTCACTG GCACGGGGTAATGCAACCGAGAAATTCATGGTCTGATGGTCCGGAGTACATAACGCAGTGTGCAATCCAACCGGGTACAAATTTCACGTACGAAATTGATTTTTCGACCGAAGAAGGAACCGTGTGGTGGCATGCCCATAGCGATTGGACGAGATCAAGCGTCCATGGTGCCATTGTTGTTCATCCATCGGAAGGAACTACTTATCCTTTTCCTGAGCCTGATGGAGAAGAGGTTCTGGTGCTGG gATCTTGGTATACAGGCGATGTCAATGAGATGGTTCAGGCGGACTTAAAGGCTGGGGATGACTTGCCCGACTCAGAGGCTTACACTATCAATGGCCAGCCTGGGGATTTTTGCCCTTGCTCAAGCG ATTCAACCTATAGATGGCATGTGGACTACGGGAAGACCTATCTCCTCCGGATCCTGAATGCAGATATGAATGCGGAGCTCTTTATGGCCATCGCAGGGCACAACATTACCATTGTGGGGTCGGATGGAGCATATGTCAAACCCTTCGTGACGAATTACATCATGATTTCTCCTGGACGCACTATCGATGCATTGCTCACTGCAAACCAGACTCCGAGTCACTACTACATCGTTGCCAGGCAATACAATAGCGGGATCATCTCGTATAAAGTCTTTGACCACACAAATGCATCTGCAATCCTGCAGTACAACGGGAACTATACAGCCCCAGATAAGCCAGAGTTCCCGACAACCTTGCCATCCTACTATGCCATCGATGCGACAGTAAACTTCACGATGCAGTTCCGAAGCTTGGCAGATGAAGATCACGCAATTGATGTCCCACTGAACATCACGACAAGAATGTTCATAACAGCCTCGGTTAACGAATTGGGAGAGAAAAGCTATCTCAGAATGTCCTCTAGCTTCAACAACATAAGTTGGGTAAACCCACCGGTTGATGTTCTGACGGCCTATTACAG GAACATGAGCGGCTACTACACTAGTGACTTCCCAGATGAGCCGCCCGCATTCTTCGATTTCACGGGTATGTTATCAGCAAACACCTCTGCTTCAGACTTTGGGACCCGAGTGAAAGTTTTGAACTACGGTGAGGAGGTTGAAATAGTGTTCCAGGGCACAAACGTGATAAACGCATCCATAAATCACCCGATGCACCTGCACGGCTACACCTTCTACGTGGTCGGGCAAGGGCAAGGGAACTTCGATGGCGAAAAAGACCCCAAAACTTACAATCTAGTCGACCCCCCTCAGCTCAACACCATCTCTTCTCCCAAGAATGGATGGGTTACTCTACGGTTCAAGGCCGATAATCCTG GCGTGTGGTTACTACACTGTCACTTGGACAGACATTTATCCTGGGGGATGAATACAGTTTTGATCGTAAAGAATGGGCCGACTGCGGAGACAAGTCTGAGGGAACCTCCTGCGAATATGCCTTCATGTGCAATTGAATCAAACATCAAAGAGGCCGTTGATGACAAATCGTTAACGGGTTGA
- the LOC116205486 gene encoding laccase-14-like isoform X4 — protein sequence MLEEKNYTRLCATKSMLVVNGMFPGPTIRVRKGDTVYVNAINRGPYGVTLHWHGVMQPRNSWSDGPEYITQCAIQPGTNFTYEIDFSTEEGTVWWHAHSDWTRSSVHGAIVVHPSEGTTYPFPEPDGEEVLVLGSWYTGDVNEMVQADLKAGDDLPDSEAYTINGQPGDFCPCSSDSTYRWHVDYGKTYLLRILNADMNAELFMAIAGHNITIVGSDGAYVKPFVTNYIMISPGRTIDALLTANQTPSHYYIVARQYNSGIISYKVFDHTNASAILQYNGNYTAPDKPEFPTTLPSYYAIDATVNFTMQFRSLADEDHAIDVPLNITTRMFITASVNELGEKSYLRMSSSFNNISWVNPPVDVLTAYYRNMSGYYTSDFPDEPPAFFDFTGMLSANTSASDFGTRVKVLNYGEEVEIVFQGTNVINASINHPMHLHGYTFYVVGQGQGNFDGEKDPKTYNLVDPPQLNTISSPKNGWVTLRFKADNPGVWLLHCHLDRHLSWGMNTVLIVKNGPTAETSLREPPANMPSCAIESNIKEAVDDKSLTG from the exons ATG CTGGAGGAGAAAAATTATACGAGGTTGTGCGCTACCAAGAGTATGCTGGTCGTGAATGGCATGTTTCCTGGTCCAACAATAAGAGTTCGAAAAGGGGACACCGTCTATGTTAATGCCATCAACAGAGGGCCCTACGGCGTCACTCTTCACTG GCACGGGGTAATGCAACCGAGAAATTCATGGTCTGATGGTCCGGAGTACATAACGCAGTGTGCAATCCAACCGGGTACAAATTTCACGTACGAAATTGATTTTTCGACCGAAGAAGGAACCGTGTGGTGGCATGCCCATAGCGATTGGACGAGATCAAGCGTCCATGGTGCCATTGTTGTTCATCCATCGGAAGGAACTACTTATCCTTTTCCTGAGCCTGATGGAGAAGAGGTTCTGGTGCTGG gATCTTGGTATACAGGCGATGTCAATGAGATGGTTCAGGCGGACTTAAAGGCTGGGGATGACTTGCCCGACTCAGAGGCTTACACTATCAATGGCCAGCCTGGGGATTTTTGCCCTTGCTCAAGCG ATTCAACCTATAGATGGCATGTGGACTACGGGAAGACCTATCTCCTCCGGATCCTGAATGCAGATATGAATGCGGAGCTCTTTATGGCCATCGCAGGGCACAACATTACCATTGTGGGGTCGGATGGAGCATATGTCAAACCCTTCGTGACGAATTACATCATGATTTCTCCTGGACGCACTATCGATGCATTGCTCACTGCAAACCAGACTCCGAGTCACTACTACATCGTTGCCAGGCAATACAATAGCGGGATCATCTCGTATAAAGTCTTTGACCACACAAATGCATCTGCAATCCTGCAGTACAACGGGAACTATACAGCCCCAGATAAGCCAGAGTTCCCGACAACCTTGCCATCCTACTATGCCATCGATGCGACAGTAAACTTCACGATGCAGTTCCGAAGCTTGGCAGATGAAGATCACGCAATTGATGTCCCACTGAACATCACGACAAGAATGTTCATAACAGCCTCGGTTAACGAATTGGGAGAGAAAAGCTATCTCAGAATGTCCTCTAGCTTCAACAACATAAGTTGGGTAAACCCACCGGTTGATGTTCTGACGGCCTATTACAG GAACATGAGCGGCTACTACACTAGTGACTTCCCAGATGAGCCGCCCGCATTCTTCGATTTCACGGGTATGTTATCAGCAAACACCTCTGCTTCAGACTTTGGGACCCGAGTGAAAGTTTTGAACTACGGTGAGGAGGTTGAAATAGTGTTCCAGGGCACAAACGTGATAAACGCATCCATAAATCACCCGATGCACCTGCACGGCTACACCTTCTACGTGGTCGGGCAAGGGCAAGGGAACTTCGATGGCGAAAAAGACCCCAAAACTTACAATCTAGTCGACCCCCCTCAGCTCAACACCATCTCTTCTCCCAAGAATGGATGGGTTACTCTACGGTTCAAGGCCGATAATCCTG GCGTGTGGTTACTACACTGTCACTTGGACAGACATTTATCCTGGGGGATGAATACAGTTTTGATCGTAAAGAATGGGCCGACTGCGGAGACAAGTCTGAGGGAACCTCCTGCGAATATGCCTTCATGTGCAATTGAATCAAACATCAAAGAGGCCGTTGATGACAAATCGTTAACGGGTTGA